In one Candidatus Nanopelagicus limnes genomic region, the following are encoded:
- a CDS encoding DegT/DnrJ/EryC1/StrS family aminotransferase, with translation MNINKCFEPHNSIGKKEMRAVKSVMRSGELSRFLGSKHPDFNGGKKIQEFEEKWASYFETNHALSVNSATSGLIAALGAIGIEPGDEVITSPWTMSATAMAILHWNAIPIFADIDPDTFCISATSIASKITPRTKAILAVDIFGQSCEMIEIMNLATRYKLRVISDTSQAPGALYQNKFAGTIADIGVFSLNYHKHIHTGEGGMVVTNNPDLAERIRLIRNHGESVIETDNSKNLINIVGYNFRMGEIEAAIGIEQLKKLKSIVNQRQENASEFNQILKDLPGIVTPKVPQENTHAYYVYPLKIVKDKMRVNKFILAEELKKNGILGISTKYQNLHLLPIFQQKIAYGSTGFPWTLETVKTDYSKGLCPIAEELQEVSYLGFYMGGYALKGQTSRKIANSMATVLAKYVK, from the coding sequence ATGAACATTAACAAATGCTTTGAACCGCATAACAGCATAGGTAAGAAAGAGATGCGAGCCGTGAAATCTGTTATGAGATCAGGCGAGCTTTCAAGATTTCTGGGTTCGAAACATCCGGACTTTAATGGCGGTAAAAAGATTCAAGAATTTGAAGAAAAATGGGCAAGTTATTTTGAAACAAATCATGCGTTATCAGTGAATTCGGCTACATCTGGATTAATTGCAGCCCTAGGCGCCATCGGAATAGAACCTGGAGACGAAGTTATAACATCGCCTTGGACAATGTCAGCAACTGCCATGGCAATTTTACATTGGAATGCAATTCCGATTTTTGCAGATATAGATCCCGACACTTTTTGCATTTCTGCGACAAGTATCGCCTCCAAAATCACCCCAAGAACTAAGGCGATTTTAGCTGTTGACATATTCGGACAATCTTGCGAAATGATTGAAATTATGAATTTAGCAACTCGTTATAAATTAAGGGTTATATCAGACACATCCCAAGCACCAGGAGCACTTTATCAAAACAAGTTTGCAGGAACTATAGCCGATATCGGAGTTTTTAGTCTCAACTATCATAAACATATCCATACTGGTGAAGGTGGGATGGTTGTCACAAACAATCCGGACCTTGCGGAAAGGATTAGGTTAATCAGAAACCATGGTGAATCAGTAATTGAGACAGATAATTCAAAAAATCTCATAAATATCGTTGGCTACAATTTTAGAATGGGAGAAATTGAAGCGGCTATTGGCATAGAGCAACTTAAGAAACTGAAAAGTATTGTTAACCAGAGACAAGAAAACGCGTCAGAGTTTAATCAAATTCTTAAGGATCTGCCTGGTATCGTTACACCAAAAGTGCCGCAAGAAAATACGCATGCGTATTATGTTTACCCACTTAAAATTGTTAAAGACAAAATGAGAGTGAACAAATTTATTCTTGCAGAAGAACTAAAGAAAAATGGAATTCTTGGTATCTCCACAAAATATCAAAACCTACATCTCTTACCAATTTTTCAGCAAAAAATCGCTTATGGGTCTACCGGATTTCCATGGACGCTCGAAACTGTTAAAACAGATTATTCGAAGGGATTATGCCCAATTGCAGAAGAATTACAAGAGGTTTCTTATCTAGGATTCTATATGGGTGGATATGCATTGAAAGGACAAACTTCTCGTAAAATTGCTAATTCAATGGCAACAGTGTTAGCTAAATACGTTAAGTGA
- a CDS encoding Gfo/Idh/MocA family protein, whose amino-acid sequence MQISTLVIGLGKMGMGYDLARSDSKSKLSHAGAVNNSRNFKLAAGVDSDSNVRKIFEKSFISRSFANVNEALTSTSPELAIISTPTQVRLSLVEELLGAKTLRVILIEKPLAKNVEEASKIIRLCQENGTKLFVNYMRNSSQGTLNFKEWLDKQDISGSFSGNIWYQGGLLNNGSHFVNLLEFLLGPADKFVRFNPRDFDDSDPDNPHGILLFPNGSVSVTPIECGGAKVNGFRIFFKDFSFELSREIGGFTVRNCINDIIFKNNSMLETMAQEFPIEIGELQTDVLNQINNYLSGKKFAVCSGERALQTISVLNPII is encoded by the coding sequence TTGCAAATTTCTACGCTCGTTATAGGACTTGGAAAAATGGGCATGGGGTATGACTTAGCGAGATCAGATTCAAAATCCAAACTTAGTCACGCAGGGGCAGTAAACAACAGTCGTAATTTTAAGTTAGCCGCTGGAGTAGATTCAGATAGTAACGTACGGAAAATTTTTGAAAAAAGCTTTATATCAAGAAGTTTTGCCAATGTTAATGAAGCGCTTACAAGCACTTCACCAGAATTAGCTATCATTTCAACCCCGACTCAAGTAAGACTTAGCCTAGTCGAAGAACTATTAGGCGCTAAGACTTTGCGAGTAATCCTCATAGAAAAACCTTTAGCTAAAAATGTCGAAGAAGCTTCAAAAATCATCCGATTATGCCAAGAAAATGGAACCAAGCTTTTCGTGAATTACATGAGAAATTCAAGCCAAGGTACATTGAATTTCAAAGAATGGCTAGATAAACAGGATATATCTGGTTCTTTCAGTGGAAACATCTGGTATCAAGGAGGATTGCTAAATAACGGTTCGCATTTTGTTAACTTACTCGAATTCTTATTGGGACCAGCAGATAAGTTTGTTAGATTTAACCCACGAGATTTTGACGATTCAGACCCGGATAACCCCCACGGAATATTGTTATTCCCAAATGGGTCTGTAAGTGTAACGCCAATAGAATGCGGGGGAGCGAAAGTAAATGGATTCAGAATTTTCTTCAAAGATTTTAGTTTTGAATTGAGTAGAGAGATAGGTGGTTTTACGGTGAGAAATTGCATCAACGATATAATTTTTAAAAATAATAGTATGCTTGAGACCATGGCACAAGAATTTCCTATCGAAATAGGCGAATTACAAACCGATGTACTAAATCAAATTAACAATTACTTAAGTGGTAAGAAATTCGCAGTCTGTTCAGGAGAGCGGGCCCTGCAAACTATTTCTGTTCTAAATCCCATCATTTAA
- the pseF gene encoding pseudaminic acid cytidylyltransferase, whose amino-acid sequence MNSRIAVIPARGGSKRLPGKNIRTMEGIPLIGRTISLLLESNFFDEVFVTTDNQEIAKISKEFGATIPFLRDKNLSDDFTPTQPVISNFLSELSSKLAIDPEFCCCVYSSAFMLPKHVFSETFNLLTAKNDCDFVATILKYSHPIQRAMTLNKVTNAVTFLNPENLATRTQDLAETYFDAGQLYWGRSKAWKEMRPIFDKTTVGYPLELNSVVDLDSQDDWLKAEELFKVRNFQQ is encoded by the coding sequence ATGAATTCAAGAATTGCAGTTATTCCTGCAAGAGGTGGCTCCAAGAGACTACCCGGCAAGAATATACGCACGATGGAGGGAATCCCTCTTATCGGTCGGACCATTAGCTTACTCTTAGAAAGTAATTTTTTTGATGAAGTGTTTGTTACCACCGATAATCAAGAGATTGCGAAAATTTCCAAGGAATTTGGTGCCACCATCCCATTTCTTCGAGACAAGAACCTCTCGGACGATTTCACTCCAACCCAACCTGTTATTAGTAATTTCTTATCTGAACTTAGCTCCAAATTAGCAATTGATCCTGAATTCTGCTGTTGTGTATATTCCTCGGCATTCATGCTTCCAAAGCATGTTTTTTCGGAAACATTCAATCTTTTGACTGCAAAAAACGATTGTGATTTTGTAGCGACCATTCTTAAATATTCGCACCCAATTCAAAGAGCAATGACTCTAAATAAGGTTACAAACGCTGTAACTTTTTTGAATCCGGAAAATTTGGCTACTAGAACCCAGGATTTAGCTGAGACTTACTTTGATGCAGGTCAGCTATATTGGGGAAGAAGTAAGGCTTGGAAAGAAATGCGCCCTATTTTTGATAAAACAACCGTGGGCTATCCACTAGAATTGAACTCAGTTGTTGACTTAGATTCACAAGATGACTGGCTCAAAGCCGAAGAATTGTTCAAGGTTCGGAATTTTCAACAATGA
- a CDS encoding formyltransferase family protein: MNNSSLRFAVLTSTNFPLKEYIFAKLLSANLLPDVIFAKENGINQTDQGLLKNRFESLIRKSNNGNTSNMFSEVNIATFGDPEVQKILVEKDIKFAVNLGLGEKLKSKDLLELDMGVISCHPGRLPDYRGSMCPEWALLQGMPIYNSIFKMNHEYDEGPVLLEKEVVLNYPISYEDFRTKIFTEGVELLTEAISSLISSKLSTANFRDQGVGTTFRPMNSDTFNTIKERFFTIDTSSEESLE, translated from the coding sequence ATGAATAATAGTAGTCTGAGATTTGCTGTACTCACATCTACAAATTTTCCACTTAAAGAGTACATCTTCGCAAAGCTTTTATCAGCGAATTTACTACCTGATGTTATATTTGCAAAAGAAAATGGAATTAATCAAACGGATCAAGGCTTACTAAAGAATCGATTTGAATCCCTGATAAGAAAATCAAATAATGGAAACACTTCAAATATGTTTTCAGAGGTAAACATCGCGACTTTTGGTGATCCCGAAGTGCAGAAAATTCTAGTCGAAAAAGATATTAAATTTGCAGTAAACCTTGGATTAGGAGAAAAATTGAAATCGAAAGATCTATTAGAACTCGACATGGGTGTTATAAGTTGCCATCCTGGGAGATTGCCAGATTATAGGGGTTCAATGTGTCCTGAATGGGCTTTATTGCAAGGAATGCCAATATATAATTCCATTTTTAAAATGAATCATGAATATGACGAAGGACCAGTGTTGCTGGAAAAGGAAGTGGTATTGAATTATCCAATTAGTTATGAAGATTTCAGAACAAAAATCTTCACGGAAGGCGTAGAACTTCTTACGGAAGCCATTTCTTCATTGATTTCTTCCAAGCTATCTACGGCTAATTTTAGGGACCAAGGTGTCGGCACTACATTTAGACCAATGAATTCTGATACGTTTAACACCATAAAAGAGAGATTTTTTACAATTGATACTTCTAGTGAGGAAAGTTTAGAATGA
- a CDS encoding N-acetyl sugar amidotransferase, which translates to MSFSLPIPNLQYCVRCCMPETNEGVAFDKFGQCYACISSEQKIRIDWVSRELELRKLLDHYKSLENDYDCIVPISGGKDSTFQLHVLTKVYKMRVLAVTFSHNWFTEVGKYNLQNAIEKFDVDHIMYTPSRNLVNRIARESLFTIGDSCWHCHAGIGAFPLKVAVDYKVPLLIWGESVSELSGRSTLGNPIIKFDRDYFLKVSSKVKAEVLVGESLNERELRPFVPPEAEVIENLGVVGIHLGDYLFWDDERQMEFVRDEYEWKQSKVEGTYKNYKSVECKMAGVHDYSKFLKRGFGRATDHASADIRAGLLTREQAFELIMQHDGKRPDALDFYLEITGFTENEFEIVLAKFRDGLKLRTMSEMEFTSQLNKYRDAIKNNAE; encoded by the coding sequence ATGAGTTTCAGTCTACCAATTCCAAATTTACAGTATTGCGTCCGTTGTTGCATGCCCGAAACAAACGAAGGCGTGGCCTTCGATAAATTTGGACAATGTTATGCCTGTATTTCGAGTGAGCAAAAAATAAGAATTGATTGGGTTTCAAGAGAATTGGAATTGCGAAAACTTTTGGATCATTACAAGTCTTTAGAAAATGACTATGATTGTATTGTTCCAATAAGTGGCGGAAAAGACAGTACATTTCAATTACATGTACTTACCAAAGTATACAAAATGCGAGTCTTAGCAGTGACTTTTAGCCATAATTGGTTTACAGAGGTTGGTAAGTATAATCTTCAAAATGCAATAGAAAAATTCGACGTTGATCACATAATGTATACACCATCCCGAAATCTAGTCAACAGGATTGCCAGGGAATCATTATTTACAATAGGAGACTCTTGTTGGCATTGTCATGCAGGAATTGGCGCTTTCCCGCTGAAAGTAGCTGTTGATTATAAAGTACCACTACTTATTTGGGGTGAATCAGTTTCTGAACTATCTGGTCGCTCTACTCTTGGAAATCCCATTATAAAGTTTGACAGAGATTATTTCTTGAAAGTTTCATCTAAAGTTAAGGCTGAAGTATTAGTTGGTGAGAGCTTGAATGAGAGAGAATTAAGACCTTTCGTTCCTCCCGAAGCCGAGGTCATAGAGAATTTGGGTGTAGTTGGAATACACCTTGGAGACTATCTTTTTTGGGATGATGAAAGGCAGATGGAATTTGTCCGCGACGAGTATGAGTGGAAGCAATCAAAAGTAGAGGGAACCTATAAGAATTATAAGAGTGTGGAATGTAAAATGGCAGGTGTCCATGATTATTCTAAGTTTCTTAAAAGAGGATTCGGAAGAGCCACCGATCATGCTTCTGCAGATATTCGCGCTGGATTATTGACGAGAGAACAAGCTTTTGAGCTAATTATGCAACATGACGGCAAGAGGCCAGATGCCCTAGATTTCTATTTGGAGATTACAGGGTTCACCGAAAATGAATTTGAGATAGTTTTGGCAAAATTTAGAGATGGTTTGAAGTTAAGAACTATGTCGGAAATGGAATTTACTTCACAGCTAAATAAGTATAGAGATGCTATAAAAAATAATGCAGAATGA